AGAGCATCATTGGTCCGCTATTTCAACAGAGTCAGCTCTTGAGGCCTTAAGCCTTCCTCGTTCTTCTCAAAGTACGATAGTATCAATACAAGGTTTGTCTCAGGTTCTATTTGAGCATTCATGCTTAATTTCGGGCGATACAAATGATGGAAATTGGGGCATCAGACAAAATGGTGAACTGGTGCTGTTTGACTGGGAGCGTTTTGGTTATGGCAGCCCAGCAATTGATTTGGCTCCCTTAGTACAAGGTTTGGGCTCAATGAATGAGTACGCTTCGATTATCGAGCGATACACCCAACACAATTCATCATTTGCAACGGATGAGTTAACGAAGCATTTGGTTATTGCAAAGTGTTGGATAGTTATTGAGGTAGTTAACATACTGATAAGTCGCAATAAACCTGAAGCAGCAATATATATTGACTGGTATCAAAAGAATGTACCTGCTTGGTTAGGTGCGGTAGAAAATGCGTTATAACAAACGCCTCAAGAGGGACTGTCAACGCGTAGCGTTTCCAGTCCCAATGAGCTGCGGTGGTTTCGGTTGTTGTGATTGAGTTTTTGTGTTACGCGTTGCCAGCCCCTTAGGCGGGCGTTATGTTGCAATTGGCTTTAGGAATGCTCTAAAGTATCGCTTCTAAACGACTAAGTAGACGATAAAGTAGATGTATCAATTAAGGTGTACCAAAAAAGTCCAAGATGCATTTGGGCTTAAGCCATCTGATTTGGCTGAAGCGCAAGATGAAAATTTTGTAATAGGTAATTGGTATGTAAACCTTTTTACTGTTGAACGTCGTAAATGCCTCGTTTTTATGGAAGAGCAAACCTTGATGTCATTTGTTCTTATCGGTTTACGAAAAGAACATATCAAAGACATCGGCGTAATCTTTAAGAAAGGTGTGCTACAACTGCTTGAGCTTGAAGGGTTTTCAGATGACATCATAGCTGCCTTTGAGCGAGCTCCTGAAAAGGTTTTGTTCACAAAAACAGGAAGTAGAAAACTGTTGGGCAACATGACGGATGTTCTTAATGGCTATGAGCACTACATCTATTGTGATGGTGGTTTGCAGAATTGTGACTTAAGTGACGTGACTTTACGTGTTAACCGAACTCCACAACGCAATCTAGGTTGGGATTATCCAATAGATGCATTGAATAAGCTTTTGGGTTCGGCAACATAACAAACGCCTCAAGAGGGACTGTCAACGCGCGGCGTTTCCAGTCCTATTGAGCCGCGGTGGTTGCAGTTGTTGTGTTTGAGTTTGGTTATTAGGCGTTGTCAGCCCCTTAGGCGGGCGTTAGGCGATTGGAGGAAACGATGAAATCTTTGAAAAGTGGTGAGCAGTATCTAGATGTTTCCTTTGAGAAGCTTGAGTTATCAGAAAATAGTTTCAAAGACATAGAATTTGAAGAATGTCATTTTTCAGATTGTGATTTGTCTGGCGTACAGTTCCAAAACTGCAAGTTTGTAAGTTGCGAGTTTATACGTTGTAATCTCAGTTTGGCGAGTTTCCCCAATGCACGTTTATTTGGTGTGTCATTTCAAGATAGCAAGCTCGTGGGTATCGACTGGACAAGAGCAACGTGGCCTGTCTATCACCTAGATTTTGAGCTTAAATTTCAGCGTTGTATTTTGAACGACGCCTCATTCTTTGGGCTGACATTGAATGAGTTAACACTTGATGAGTGTAAGTTGCATGATGTGGACTTCCGTGAAGGAAATTTTGCCAGTTCAACAATGTGTTACTGCGATTTTACGCATAGTTTATTCATGCGGACTAACCTGCAAAAAGTGGATTTCAGCGAGTCGACAAATTACGCAATTAATGTGTTAGAGAACCAAGTCAAAGGGGCTAAGTTTTCTCGTTATGAAGCTCTGAATTTATTGGAATGTTTAGGCATCGAGTTGGTTGATTAATCGCCTAACAAACGCCTCAAGAGGGACTGTCAACGCGTGGCGTTTCCAGTCCCATTGAGCCGTGGTGGTTATGGTTGTTGTGTTTGTGTTTAGTGTTATGCGTTGCCAGCCCCTTAGGCGGGCGTTAGGTCACGACGGGATCACATGAGCAATGTAAGATGGTGTCGAGTGAGTATTGAAGAGCAAATAGGGTATAGAGGAAATAAGGCAAAAAGGACGAATATTGGTCATTTCTATGATACCCTTGAGGCGCTTTCGTGCGCACCTTAATCGGGGCACGATTGAAGAGTGACGCCCGCAAGACCTCAAGGTAGCTATGACGAATACTTCGGCTTCGATTTTTGTCTTTTTCTTCAATTCCATTTGATAATCAATAATTAACGAGAGACCTTGTACGAATTTGGTCGTGACCTAACAATCGATTCAAGACAGATTCGCAACGCATAGCATTCGCGTCATGCTTGAACATGAGTGTTTACGTTGTTATGCGTTGAGTTGGTTTAGGCGTTGCTCACAGCTTAATCGGGCGTTAGCTTCTTAAAGGCTAGAACCATCAAAATCTAAGCTCATTTGCTGTGAAAATTCAGCTTTTAGCGCTCAAATTCCACAATTTGGCTCTTGAGTTTTTCTGATGTTTATTTGGTAGAAAGTGTGGAATGTTCAGCAGTTTCAAAGTCGCTGAAAACCATCAAGCCTCGATGCTTCAATGTTGTTGGATGCTCCACACGGAAAGTTTGGTTTCACAAAGGCCGCATCATCGCTGAAAGTGTGTTTTCTTTGTCGCGGACTCTTAACCGTGGTCAACTCAACCTTGATCGTTTTGAGTTTTGGCAGCTCACTTCACAGCTTTTGGCGCTGGACGTGTGTTTGCCGATGCTTTTGCGTAAAATGACTTCAAGCAAATGCGTTTAAAAATTATTGCTAAACAATAGGCTACGAAGCTAACAAACGCCTCAAGAGGGACTGTCAACGCGTGGCGTTTCCAGTCCCAATGAGCTGCGGTGGTTACGATTGTTGTGTTTTAGTTTTGTGTTATACGTTGCCAGCCCCTTAGGCGGGCGTTAGCCGACTTCTACCACCTTGTCTGCTCACAAGTGTATACTTGGCCTAGTTTTACTTAAATTGAAGAATATCGCTATGACAGCATTTTCAGATAACACTTGGCATATGAAGCCAAATATAGCTTTGGCTAAGCAGCTTGCTAAAAGAGATGTGCCTGCTCTGGTTTATGATGCGGTGAACCTTGAAGGTGTTGCAATGACTTTGCCAGAGGTACAAACCATCCTTGATGGGATCACTGTCGGTGGTCATCGAATCAGTGATCAAAACATGGCCATGAACCAAGCTAAAGCGTGGGAATTTATCTTTGCTTTAGTCGATCGTGGAGAGTTTAAATTTACTAAAGAAATAGCCTTAAAAATTCACAACATCGCCGGGCAAGAAGAGGCATTGGAGTGGGGAAAATTCCGTTCGGGTTATGTTTCTATAACGGGCTCTGAGTATGAACCTCCAGCTCCGGATGAGTTGGATGCAAAGTGGATTGAGGTTGAGCAACAAGTAGGCAATGAGGCTGATATTTACGATCAGGCGATCACTGCATTTTTACAAATGGCCCGAGCCCAATTTTTTTGGGACGTCAATAAGCGTACTGGCCGTTTTATGATGAACGGGATCCTTTTGGCTAATGGTTTTCCGATCATCAATGTTCAAGCAAAGCGTCAACAAGAGTTTAATACGCTGATGCTCGATTTTTACAGCTCCAATGATATGACAGCGATGAATAAGTTTTTGCGAAGCTGTTTGGATGAGAAAATCATCCGTAATTTCAAACTGGATCTGAAAATCGGCTAACAAACGCCTCAAGAGGGACTGTCAACGCGTGGCGTTTCCAGTCCCAATGAGCCGCGGTGGTTTCGGTTGTTGTGTTTGAGTTTAGTTGTTGTGCGTTGTCAGCCCCTTAGGCGGGCGTTAGCCGTTTCGGAGAAAGCATGGAAGTTCAGGTTGTTGCATCGCTAATAGGTATTGTTGGGATCACATTAAGTGCGATCTTTAGTGGCTTTGGTTACTTCTTCAAAATTAGAACTGAAAAGCTTAGAACTACACGCCAAGTTCTGTTCTATTTATTAGAATTTAGGGCATATGTTTTAGCGTCTTCTGTTTCACCTACGGAGCTATACGAAAAGTATCTTGAACAATGCCAGAAATACTTAGATAAGAAAAAAATCGAAGGTATAGCTATACCACAACAAAACCAGGATTTAATGTTGGGGTATTTTTCGAGTGTCATTGAGCAAATAACTCCAAAACTATCTGAAAGCTTTATTATTGAGTATGAGCAGACAATAATTTCTCTATCTAAAGAAAACCCGATTCTGGCTTTTCAGCTTAGAGGTAAAGATATGGCTACAAAATTGGTTTCTCTACAAAGAGTATATTTAGATCAACTACAACAGTCAGAAATGTTTACGTCTAATGAAAGTCTTGGTGGTTTTCTTAAAAGTCAAATCACGGAAGTTCACTCGAAAGGCTTGAATGAGATTCTTGATTTGCTCAATCAGGAGTTAAAAACGGTATCTAAAGCGTGCGGATTTATTCACTATCTGCAAATTAGGAAAATAACCAATAACCGTTCAAAACCATCTTCAGACCTTGATGACATTGGTATCGATGAACTCTTTGATGGGTTATTGTCGGCGTATTCCCGTCATGTAACATTAGAAAATACGCACACGGGTAACAACGGCTAACAAACGCCTCAAGAGGGACTGCCAACGCGTGGCGTTTTCAGTCCCTTTGAGCCGCAGTGGTTGCAGTTGTTGTGTTTGAGTGTAGTGTTAATGCGTTGCCAGCCCCTTAGGCGGGCGTTAGCACACACATCTCATAAGCCGGAGCTTGTATTCTGTTACGGTATTTCTGTTCAATGGCCTTTTGTCTTGGTTTAGTATCGAGACGTAACTTTATTTGAGAGGCTGAAAAATGAAAAAATCGTTAATGGTACTGACTATGCTTGTTGCTTTAGTGGGTTGTGATGACGCAACTAAAGCGATAGATGAGGCTCAAGCAGTATCAAATAAAGCCATTGATAGTTTGCAGCAGAAAGCGGATTCACTAAATTTGAAAGATCTCAATCTTGATGTTCTTGGTGATGCGACTCAAAAGGCTCAAGAGTTTACTCAATCGATAGATTTGTTGTTCAACACCGACTTCACCGACCATCAAGCAGTTGTTGCTGCCACAGAGAAAATTTCTAATTCCTACAGCTGTTTAGTTGACGTTTCTTCTGAGGCAACAGCGGAAAACTTGCTAGATAGAATCGTATCATCAGTAAA
This genomic window from Vibrio mimicus contains:
- a CDS encoding pentapeptide repeat-containing protein — its product is MKSLKSGEQYLDVSFEKLELSENSFKDIEFEECHFSDCDLSGVQFQNCKFVSCEFIRCNLSLASFPNARLFGVSFQDSKLVGIDWTRATWPVYHLDFELKFQRCILNDASFFGLTLNELTLDECKLHDVDFREGNFASSTMCYCDFTHSLFMRTNLQKVDFSESTNYAINVLENQVKGAKFSRYEALNLLECLGIELVD
- a CDS encoding phosphotransferase family protein; this translates as MSTKDLSKMGSARVSIEEFGSSLCIHKQNASDVEVNFYQHAASTLKGVNVPKLYKVQDKDLFIELIPNRVTLKELQTNSSVFEQLASIHCSKYKPCFSTKEHHWSAISTESALEALSLPRSSQSTIVSIQGLSQVLFEHSCLISGDTNDGNWGIRQNGELVLFDWERFGYGSPAIDLAPLVQGLGSMNEYASIIERYTQHNSSFATDELTKHLVIAKCWIVIEVVNILISRNKPEAAIYIDWYQKNVPAWLGAVENAL
- a CDS encoding DUF6933 domain-containing protein, which codes for MYQLRCTKKVQDAFGLKPSDLAEAQDENFVIGNWYVNLFTVERRKCLVFMEEQTLMSFVLIGLRKEHIKDIGVIFKKGVLQLLELEGFSDDIIAAFERAPEKVLFTKTGSRKLLGNMTDVLNGYEHYIYCDGGLQNCDLSDVTLRVNRTPQRNLGWDYPIDALNKLLGSAT
- a CDS encoding Fic family protein — translated: MTAFSDNTWHMKPNIALAKQLAKRDVPALVYDAVNLEGVAMTLPEVQTILDGITVGGHRISDQNMAMNQAKAWEFIFALVDRGEFKFTKEIALKIHNIAGQEEALEWGKFRSGYVSITGSEYEPPAPDELDAKWIEVEQQVGNEADIYDQAITAFLQMARAQFFWDVNKRTGRFMMNGILLANGFPIINVQAKRQQEFNTLMLDFYSSNDMTAMNKFLRSCLDEKIIRNFKLDLKIG